A single genomic interval of Sceloporus undulatus isolate JIND9_A2432 ecotype Alabama chromosome 2, SceUnd_v1.1, whole genome shotgun sequence harbors:
- the LOC121923128 gene encoding uncharacterized protein LOC121923128 isoform X1, protein MLVSHFLSETGPDPCQLQWLLLPVWEELSTRGWLMAVAIFFFPIAALSVEIVVRRELQEIFAGDASVEPKRPAGGNGLEFRHLEDTEEPLEMSPQTQLSEDFTPSAGSEDLFSQEAQPGTFVLNLTAVPEEDDMTQILPDEDNEDNNNGNERRKDSTDVPMSSDEEQNACEFPNLQPVKPSATYSARQIASLTPVERLAMIKKKREKTTCEKMCEQLIECSKII, encoded by the exons ATGCTAGTCAGCCACTTCCTGAGTGAAACTGGACCAGACCCCTGTCAACTGCAGTGGCTGCT ATTACCTGTATGGGAGGAGCTGAGCACGAGGGGCTGGCTCATGGCCGTCGccatcttttttttccccatcgCCGCTTTGTCCGTGGAGATTGTGGTCCGAAG GGAGCTGCAGGAAATTTTTGCTGGAGACGCATCTGTGGAGCCCAAAAGACCAGCTGGAGGGAATGGTCTAGAGTTCAGGCATCTTGAGGACACAGAGGAACCATTGGAAATGTCACCCCAGACCCAGTTATCTGAGGATTTCACCCCTAGTGCTGGATCTGAAGATTTATTTTCACAAG AGGCACAACCAGGGACATTTGTGCTGAACTTGACAGCTGTTCCAGAGGAGGATGACATGACTCAAATTCTACCTGATGAAGATAATGAAGATAACAACAATGGCAACGAGCGGCGGAAGGATAGCACAGATGTTCCCATGTCTTCTGATGAGGAACAGAATGCTTGTGAATTTCCCAATCTTCAACCAGTTAAACCTAGCG CAACCTACTCTGCCCGCCAAATTGCATCTTTAACGCCTGTGGAAAGATTAGCAATGATTAAGAAAAAGCGTGAGAAGACTACTTGTGAGAAAATGTGTGAACAATTGATTGAGTgctcaaaaataatttga
- the LOC121923128 gene encoding uncharacterized protein LOC121923128 isoform X2, giving the protein MLVSHFLSETGPDPCQLQWLLELQEIFAGDASVEPKRPAGGNGLEFRHLEDTEEPLEMSPQTQLSEDFTPSAGSEDLFSQEAQPGTFVLNLTAVPEEDDMTQILPDEDNEDNNNGNERRKDSTDVPMSSDEEQNACEFPNLQPVKPSATYSARQIASLTPVERLAMIKKKREKTTCEKMCEQLIECSKII; this is encoded by the exons ATGCTAGTCAGCCACTTCCTGAGTGAAACTGGACCAGACCCCTGTCAACTGCAGTGGCTGCT GGAGCTGCAGGAAATTTTTGCTGGAGACGCATCTGTGGAGCCCAAAAGACCAGCTGGAGGGAATGGTCTAGAGTTCAGGCATCTTGAGGACACAGAGGAACCATTGGAAATGTCACCCCAGACCCAGTTATCTGAGGATTTCACCCCTAGTGCTGGATCTGAAGATTTATTTTCACAAG AGGCACAACCAGGGACATTTGTGCTGAACTTGACAGCTGTTCCAGAGGAGGATGACATGACTCAAATTCTACCTGATGAAGATAATGAAGATAACAACAATGGCAACGAGCGGCGGAAGGATAGCACAGATGTTCCCATGTCTTCTGATGAGGAACAGAATGCTTGTGAATTTCCCAATCTTCAACCAGTTAAACCTAGCG CAACCTACTCTGCCCGCCAAATTGCATCTTTAACGCCTGTGGAAAGATTAGCAATGATTAAGAAAAAGCGTGAGAAGACTACTTGTGAGAAAATGTGTGAACAATTGATTGAGTgctcaaaaataatttga